One part of the Ziziphus jujuba cultivar Dongzao chromosome 2, ASM3175591v1 genome encodes these proteins:
- the LOC107406875 gene encoding disease resistance protein RGA2-like isoform X4, with product MDALVAVILDAEAKRIHNHKIKHWLERLEDAVDDVDNLVDEFQTEALGRQVMTGNEITKKVRVFFSSSNQIAFHVKMSRKLEKIKETLKDIKEDSSLSSSIPLPQETYTEYVNRETHSFVRDEQVIGRDDDKMNIIELLLSFDSQDNNNVSVLPLVGIGGLGKTTLAQLVFNDEMVVKHFELRMWVCISNEFDLKIILEKILKSQGPSLDDLQSSLRKKLNGKKYLLVLDDVWNEDREKWLKLKTLLMDGSQGSTILITTRSEVVARVTQTVCPYYLQGLDKNKSWSLFKRVAFEREQEPCNSNIVRIGEEIVENCKGVPLAIRAIGSILYGNNLESDWVSFKINKLAKLPQHQTDLLPTLQLSYDCLPSHLKQSFSYCRLFPKDHNIDVQKLIKLWMAQGFVKSSNQNECLEDIGYGCFIDLHWRSFFQEVRKDDWGIVKYCKMHDLMHDLAISVAGKQSVMVDKNTENVNFCKKICHVSFDFQSDWMPSKLLMSLFDRKERVRTLLLARQVIDSQRSCDAILSNFECLRALDLEALYIKTLPNSFDKIKHLRYLDLSYNKMKLLPSSITRLYNLQTLILVGCSELLSLPRHLKYLINLRHLLIDGCCKLTHMPRGLGQLTSISTLDVFVMADKNSKSTDAAGWAELSQLYNLRGKLVISNLAHNLHGDAANSEVANLKEKVHLQSLHLQWTDDVNDHDDEMLLGGLQPYSDLKALQVDGYMGVKFATWLSLLTNLVSLKLQFCRNLQELPSLDQSMSHLKELELVSLTSLEYVNLERDYSMASRKLFFPRLERLTINDCPNLKGWWKRNGPTGLTPTTSMIHQNQNEPFFPCLSHLNISGCPNLIFLPLFPNIESSKLCKIGFIPFQQTAVPMKSIFSSCSSPNPFTPIRLPRLQYLELEDLEDIEHTLLSVLSFLNIENYCKLDNLPQEIANLSSLKFLYVGDCPNLTSLPKGIGNLSELNSLYIWRCSNLSSLPQEIANLSSLKELRIERCTKLESLPEGMHSLNSLFKLDISECPCLESLPEGISNVSSLITLSIKACCKLVSLPEGMHGLTSLKDLDIKECPSLEALSEGIANLSSLRSLTLESCDKLALLPQGIGNLSSLKSLALERCDNLATLPQGLHGLTSLDQLNIRECHNLESLSEGIVNLSSLTYLSIEKCHKLAALPQGLHGLTSLTHLYIEECPNLHSLPEGICNLSSLVHLSLERCDKLATLPQELHRRTSLKLHIAKCPLLSQRINDDRIRLCSTCVQLEIQECPRLPQRAKEDRHGDRAKIAHVPYALLDDEFMHYLSSAE from the coding sequence ATGGATGCGCTGGTTGCTGTAATTCTTGATGCAGAGGCAAAGCGAATCCATAACCATAAAATCAAACACTGGCTTGAGAGGCTTGAAGATGCAGTTGATGATGTTGATAACTTGGTGGATGAATTTCAAACTGAAGCTTTGGGCCGCCAAGTGATGACTGGAAACGAAATAACAAAAAAGGTACGAGTTTTCTTCTCAAGCTCAAACCAAATTGCTTTTCATGTAAAGATGAGTCGTAAATTAGAAAAGATTAAGGAGACACTTAAAGATATTAAGGAAGATAGCAGCTTGAGCTCATCTATACCACTCCCCCAAGAGACATATACTGAGTATGTCAATAGAGAGACTCACTCTTTTGTGCGTGATGAACAAGTTATTGGGAGGGATGAtgataaaatgaatattatcgAACTTTTGTTGAGTTTTGATTCTCAAGATAACAATAATGTTTCGGTCCTTCCTCTAGTTGGTATTGGTGGACTAGGAAAAACCACACTCGCTCAGTTGGTTTTCAACGATGAGATGGTTGTGAAGCATTTTGAACTGAGAATGTGGGTTTGCATATCTAACGAATTTGATTTGAAAATAATTCTTGAGAAAATCCTTAAATCACAAGGCCCGTCACTTGATGATTTGCAATCCTCTCTTCGTAAGAAGTTAAATGGAAAGAAATATCTTCTTGTATTAGATGATGTgtggaatgaagatagggaaaaATGGCTTAAACTGAAAACCTTGTTAATGGATGGTTCGCAGGGTAGTACAATATTAATAACTACCCGCAGTGAAGTTGTTGCCCGAGTGACACAGACTGTTTGTCCGTATTACTTGCAAGGTTTAGATAAAAACAAGTCGTGGTCTTTATTTAAGAGAGTGGCATTTGAGAGAGAACAGGAGCCTTGTAACTCAAACATTGTAAGAATAGGAGAGGAGATTGTTGAAAACTGCAAAGGAGTTCCTCTTGCTATAAGGGCGATTGGAAGTATACTGTATGGAAATAATCTAGAGAGTGACTGGgtgtcttttaaaattaataagctTGCAAAATTACCTCAACACCAAACTGATCTACTACCAACACTCCAGTTAAGTTATGATTGTCTCCCCTCTCATTTGAAGCAATCTTTTTCTTATTGTAGATTATTTCCAAAAGACCATAACATCGATGTACAGAAGTTAATAAAACTTTGGATGGCACAAGGTTTTGTTAAGTCTTCTAACCAAAATGAATGTCTAGAAGATATTGGTTATGGTTGTTTCATAGATTTACATTGGAGGTCTTTTTTTCAAGAGGTGAGGAAAGATGACTGGGGTATTGTAAAGTATTGTAAAATGCATGACCTTATGCATGATCTTGCAATTTCAGTGGCAGGGAAACAGAGCGTCATGGTAGACAAGAATACAGAGAAtgtaaatttttgtaaaaagatTTGCCATGTATCATTCGATTTTCAATCTGATTGGATGCCATCGAAACTTCTGATGTCCTTATTTGATAGAAAGGAACGGGTACGCACATTACTTTTAGCAAGGCAGGTGATTGATAGTCAAAGGAGCTGTGATGCAATTTTATCCAACTTTGAGTGTCTACGGGCATTGGACTTGGAGGCTTTGTATATCAAGACATTACCAAatagttttgataaaataaaacactTAAGATATCTTGATCTTTCATACAATAAGATGAAGTTGCTACCAAGTTCTATAACAAGACTGTACAATCTGCAAACACTGATTCTTGTTGGTTGTTCCGAGCTATTGAGTTTGCCTCGACATTTGAAGTATTTGATCAACTTAAGACATCTTCTGATAGATGGATGTTGTAAGTTGACTCATATGCCTCGTGGACTTGGTCAGTTAACTTCCATTAGCACATTGGATGTCTTTGTCATGGCAGACAAAAATTCTAAGTCTACTGATGCTGCAGGGTGGGCTGAACTGAGCCAACTTTACAACTTGAGGGGAAAACTAGTCATAAGCAACTTGGCACACAATCTGCATGGAGATGCTGCAAATTCAGAGGTCGCAAATTTAAAGGAGAAGGTACATCTTCAATCCCTACATTTACAGTGGACTGATGATGTAAATGACCACGATGATGAAATGTTACTGGGTGGCCTTCAGCCATATTCAGACCTAAAAGCACTCCAAGTGGACGGGTATATGGGTGTGAAGTTTGCTACGTGGCTTTCTTTGCTCACTAATCTTGTGAGTTTAAAGTTACAATTTTGTAGAAATCTCCAAGAACTTCCATCATTGGATCAGTCAATGAGTCATCTCAAGGAACTTGAACTTGTTTCATTGACTTCTCTCGAGTATGTTAATTTGGAAAGAGATTATTCAATGGCTTCAAGAAAGTTATTCTTCCCTCGTCTAGAGAGACTTACAATCAATGATTGTCCGAATCTGAAGGGATGGTGGAAGAGGAATGGGCCTACTGGTTTAACACCAACAACATCCATGATACACCAAAACCAAAATGAACCTTTCTTCCCTTGTCTTTCTCATCTAAACATCTCTGGTTGCCCTAACCTAATTTTCTTGCCACTGTTTCCAAATATTGAATCTTCAAAACTTTGCAAAATTGGCTTTATACCTTTCCAACAGACCGCAGTGCCAATGAaatctattttttcttcttgttcatctCCCAATCCTTTTACCCCAATCCGTCTTCCCAGGTTGCAATATTTGGAGCTTGAAGATTTGGAAGATATAGAACATACGCTCTTATCTGTACTTAGCTTTCTAAATATTGAGAATTATTGCAAACTGGATAATTTACCACAGGAGATAGCCAACCTCTCATCGCTAAAGTTCCTCTACGTTGGTGACTGCCCCAATTTGACATCATTGCCAAAGGGAATAGGCAACCTCTCAGAACTTAATAGTCTTTATATCTGGAGATGCTCCAATCTTTCATCATTGCCGCAAGAGATAGCTAATCTCTCATCACTTAAAGAGCTTCGTATTGAAAGGTGTACTAAGTTGGAATCACTGCCAGAAGGGATGCACAGTCTCAACTCTTTATTCAAACTAGACATCTCTGAATGCCCCTGTTTAGAATCATTGCCGGAAGGGATAAGCAATGTCTCATCACTTATAACTCTTTCTATTAAGGCATGTTGTAAGTTGGTATCACTTCCAGAAGGGATGCATGGTCTCACCTCTTTAAAGGATCTCGACATTAAAGAATGTCCTAGTTTGGAAGCATTATCAGAAGGGATAGCCAATCTTTCATCACTTAGAAGTCTTACTCTGGAAAGTTGTGATAAGTTGGCATTATTGCCGCAAGGCATAGGCAATCTCTCGTCACTTAAAAGTCTTGCTTTAGAAAGGTGTGATAATTTGGCAACACTGCCACAAGGGCTGCATGGTCTTACCTCTTTGGATCAGCTAAATATTAGAGAATGCCACAATTTAGAATCATTGTCAGAAGGGATAGTTAATCTCTCATCGCTTACATATCTCAGTATTGAAAAATGTCATAAGTTGGCAGCACTGCCGCAAGGGCTGCATGGCCTCACCTCCTTAACCCATCTGTACATCGAAGAATGTCCCAATTTACATTCATTGCCAGAAGGGATATGTAATCTCTCATCACTTGTACATCTTAGTCTTGAAAGATGTGATAAGTTGGCAACACTGCCACAAGAGCTGCATCGTCGCACCTCTTTAAAACTACACATTGCAAAATGCCCTCTTTTATCCCAAAGAATCAATGATGATAGAATACGGCTCTGCTCAACTTGTGTACAG
- the LOC107406875 gene encoding disease resistance protein RGA2-like isoform X1 — protein MQISCLAVGLKKVAPTCKEGVLLDVVPSIIQKLGSEAVKEIGKFWDLKKEFEKLEKTMDALVAVILDAEAKRIHNHKIKHWLERLEDAVDDVDNLVDEFQTEALGRQVMTGNEITKKVRVFFSSSNQIAFHVKMSRKLEKIKETLKDIKEDSSLSSSIPLPQETYTEYVNRETHSFVRDEQVIGRDDDKMNIIELLLSFDSQDNNNVSVLPLVGIGGLGKTTLAQLVFNDEMVVKHFELRMWVCISNEFDLKIILEKILKSQGPSLDDLQSSLRKKLNGKKYLLVLDDVWNEDREKWLKLKTLLMDGSQGSTILITTRSEVVARVTQTVCPYYLQGLDKNKSWSLFKRVAFEREQEPCNSNIVRIGEEIVENCKGVPLAIRAIGSILYGNNLESDWVSFKINKLAKLPQHQTDLLPTLQLSYDCLPSHLKQSFSYCRLFPKDHNIDVQKLIKLWMAQGFVKSSNQNECLEDIGYGCFIDLHWRSFFQEVRKDDWGIVKYCKMHDLMHDLAISVAGKQSVMVDKNTENVNFCKKICHVSFDFQSDWMPSKLLMSLFDRKERVRTLLLARQVIDSQRSCDAILSNFECLRALDLEALYIKTLPNSFDKIKHLRYLDLSYNKMKLLPSSITRLYNLQTLILVGCSELLSLPRHLKYLINLRHLLIDGCCKLTHMPRGLGQLTSISTLDVFVMADKNSKSTDAAGWAELSQLYNLRGKLVISNLAHNLHGDAANSEVANLKEKVHLQSLHLQWTDDVNDHDDEMLLGGLQPYSDLKALQVDGYMGVKFATWLSLLTNLVSLKLQFCRNLQELPSLDQSMSHLKELELVSLTSLEYVNLERDYSMASRKLFFPRLERLTINDCPNLKGWWKRNGPTGLTPTTSMIHQNQNEPFFPCLSHLNISGCPNLIFLPLFPNIESSKLCKIGFIPFQQTAVPMKSIFSSCSSPNPFTPIRLPRLQYLELEDLEDIEHTLLSVLSFLNIENYCKLDNLPQEIANLSSLKFLYVGDCPNLTSLPKGIGNLSELNSLYIWRCSNLSSLPQEIANLSSLKELRIERCTKLESLPEGMHSLNSLFKLDISECPCLESLPEGISNVSSLITLSIKACCKLVSLPEGMHGLTSLKDLDIKECPSLEALSEGIANLSSLRSLTLESCDKLALLPQGIGNLSSLKSLALERCDNLATLPQGLHGLTSLDQLNIRECHNLESLSEGIVNLSSLTYLSIEKCHKLAALPQGLHGLTSLTHLYIEECPNLHSLPEGICNLSSLVHLSLERCDKLATLPQELHRRTSLKLHIAKCPLLSQRINDDRIRLCSTCVQLEIQECPRLPQRAKEDRHGDRAKIAHVPYALLDDEFMHYLSSAE, from the exons ATGCAAATCTCTTGCTTGGCTGTTGGGTTGAAGAAAGTCGCCCCCACATGCAAAG AAGGAGTTCTGCTTGATGTTGTGCCTTCCATCATACAAAAGTTGGGTTCTGAAGCTGTCAAAGAGATTGGAAAGTTTTGGGATCTCAAAAAGGAGTTTGAGAAGCTTGAGAAAACAATGGATGCGCTGGTTGCTGTAATTCTTGATGCAGAGGCAAAGCGAATCCATAACCATAAAATCAAACACTGGCTTGAGAGGCTTGAAGATGCAGTTGATGATGTTGATAACTTGGTGGATGAATTTCAAACTGAAGCTTTGGGCCGCCAAGTGATGACTGGAAACGAAATAACAAAAAAGGTACGAGTTTTCTTCTCAAGCTCAAACCAAATTGCTTTTCATGTAAAGATGAGTCGTAAATTAGAAAAGATTAAGGAGACACTTAAAGATATTAAGGAAGATAGCAGCTTGAGCTCATCTATACCACTCCCCCAAGAGACATATACTGAGTATGTCAATAGAGAGACTCACTCTTTTGTGCGTGATGAACAAGTTATTGGGAGGGATGAtgataaaatgaatattatcgAACTTTTGTTGAGTTTTGATTCTCAAGATAACAATAATGTTTCGGTCCTTCCTCTAGTTGGTATTGGTGGACTAGGAAAAACCACACTCGCTCAGTTGGTTTTCAACGATGAGATGGTTGTGAAGCATTTTGAACTGAGAATGTGGGTTTGCATATCTAACGAATTTGATTTGAAAATAATTCTTGAGAAAATCCTTAAATCACAAGGCCCGTCACTTGATGATTTGCAATCCTCTCTTCGTAAGAAGTTAAATGGAAAGAAATATCTTCTTGTATTAGATGATGTgtggaatgaagatagggaaaaATGGCTTAAACTGAAAACCTTGTTAATGGATGGTTCGCAGGGTAGTACAATATTAATAACTACCCGCAGTGAAGTTGTTGCCCGAGTGACACAGACTGTTTGTCCGTATTACTTGCAAGGTTTAGATAAAAACAAGTCGTGGTCTTTATTTAAGAGAGTGGCATTTGAGAGAGAACAGGAGCCTTGTAACTCAAACATTGTAAGAATAGGAGAGGAGATTGTTGAAAACTGCAAAGGAGTTCCTCTTGCTATAAGGGCGATTGGAAGTATACTGTATGGAAATAATCTAGAGAGTGACTGGgtgtcttttaaaattaataagctTGCAAAATTACCTCAACACCAAACTGATCTACTACCAACACTCCAGTTAAGTTATGATTGTCTCCCCTCTCATTTGAAGCAATCTTTTTCTTATTGTAGATTATTTCCAAAAGACCATAACATCGATGTACAGAAGTTAATAAAACTTTGGATGGCACAAGGTTTTGTTAAGTCTTCTAACCAAAATGAATGTCTAGAAGATATTGGTTATGGTTGTTTCATAGATTTACATTGGAGGTCTTTTTTTCAAGAGGTGAGGAAAGATGACTGGGGTATTGTAAAGTATTGTAAAATGCATGACCTTATGCATGATCTTGCAATTTCAGTGGCAGGGAAACAGAGCGTCATGGTAGACAAGAATACAGAGAAtgtaaatttttgtaaaaagatTTGCCATGTATCATTCGATTTTCAATCTGATTGGATGCCATCGAAACTTCTGATGTCCTTATTTGATAGAAAGGAACGGGTACGCACATTACTTTTAGCAAGGCAGGTGATTGATAGTCAAAGGAGCTGTGATGCAATTTTATCCAACTTTGAGTGTCTACGGGCATTGGACTTGGAGGCTTTGTATATCAAGACATTACCAAatagttttgataaaataaaacactTAAGATATCTTGATCTTTCATACAATAAGATGAAGTTGCTACCAAGTTCTATAACAAGACTGTACAATCTGCAAACACTGATTCTTGTTGGTTGTTCCGAGCTATTGAGTTTGCCTCGACATTTGAAGTATTTGATCAACTTAAGACATCTTCTGATAGATGGATGTTGTAAGTTGACTCATATGCCTCGTGGACTTGGTCAGTTAACTTCCATTAGCACATTGGATGTCTTTGTCATGGCAGACAAAAATTCTAAGTCTACTGATGCTGCAGGGTGGGCTGAACTGAGCCAACTTTACAACTTGAGGGGAAAACTAGTCATAAGCAACTTGGCACACAATCTGCATGGAGATGCTGCAAATTCAGAGGTCGCAAATTTAAAGGAGAAGGTACATCTTCAATCCCTACATTTACAGTGGACTGATGATGTAAATGACCACGATGATGAAATGTTACTGGGTGGCCTTCAGCCATATTCAGACCTAAAAGCACTCCAAGTGGACGGGTATATGGGTGTGAAGTTTGCTACGTGGCTTTCTTTGCTCACTAATCTTGTGAGTTTAAAGTTACAATTTTGTAGAAATCTCCAAGAACTTCCATCATTGGATCAGTCAATGAGTCATCTCAAGGAACTTGAACTTGTTTCATTGACTTCTCTCGAGTATGTTAATTTGGAAAGAGATTATTCAATGGCTTCAAGAAAGTTATTCTTCCCTCGTCTAGAGAGACTTACAATCAATGATTGTCCGAATCTGAAGGGATGGTGGAAGAGGAATGGGCCTACTGGTTTAACACCAACAACATCCATGATACACCAAAACCAAAATGAACCTTTCTTCCCTTGTCTTTCTCATCTAAACATCTCTGGTTGCCCTAACCTAATTTTCTTGCCACTGTTTCCAAATATTGAATCTTCAAAACTTTGCAAAATTGGCTTTATACCTTTCCAACAGACCGCAGTGCCAATGAaatctattttttcttcttgttcatctCCCAATCCTTTTACCCCAATCCGTCTTCCCAGGTTGCAATATTTGGAGCTTGAAGATTTGGAAGATATAGAACATACGCTCTTATCTGTACTTAGCTTTCTAAATATTGAGAATTATTGCAAACTGGATAATTTACCACAGGAGATAGCCAACCTCTCATCGCTAAAGTTCCTCTACGTTGGTGACTGCCCCAATTTGACATCATTGCCAAAGGGAATAGGCAACCTCTCAGAACTTAATAGTCTTTATATCTGGAGATGCTCCAATCTTTCATCATTGCCGCAAGAGATAGCTAATCTCTCATCACTTAAAGAGCTTCGTATTGAAAGGTGTACTAAGTTGGAATCACTGCCAGAAGGGATGCACAGTCTCAACTCTTTATTCAAACTAGACATCTCTGAATGCCCCTGTTTAGAATCATTGCCGGAAGGGATAAGCAATGTCTCATCACTTATAACTCTTTCTATTAAGGCATGTTGTAAGTTGGTATCACTTCCAGAAGGGATGCATGGTCTCACCTCTTTAAAGGATCTCGACATTAAAGAATGTCCTAGTTTGGAAGCATTATCAGAAGGGATAGCCAATCTTTCATCACTTAGAAGTCTTACTCTGGAAAGTTGTGATAAGTTGGCATTATTGCCGCAAGGCATAGGCAATCTCTCGTCACTTAAAAGTCTTGCTTTAGAAAGGTGTGATAATTTGGCAACACTGCCACAAGGGCTGCATGGTCTTACCTCTTTGGATCAGCTAAATATTAGAGAATGCCACAATTTAGAATCATTGTCAGAAGGGATAGTTAATCTCTCATCGCTTACATATCTCAGTATTGAAAAATGTCATAAGTTGGCAGCACTGCCGCAAGGGCTGCATGGCCTCACCTCCTTAACCCATCTGTACATCGAAGAATGTCCCAATTTACATTCATTGCCAGAAGGGATATGTAATCTCTCATCACTTGTACATCTTAGTCTTGAAAGATGTGATAAGTTGGCAACACTGCCACAAGAGCTGCATCGTCGCACCTCTTTAAAACTACACATTGCAAAATGCCCTCTTTTATCCCAAAGAATCAATGATGATAGAATACGGCTCTGCTCAACTTGTGTACAG